The following coding sequences are from one Tissierellales bacterium window:
- a CDS encoding ABC transporter ATP-binding protein, whose protein sequence is MKKGITIKNMTKIFVTNKNTQVKAVDNVNLDIKPGDFVTLLGPSGCGKTTILRMVAGFETLTEGEIYIGKENVASLTPDKRDTALVFQNYALFPHMNVYDNIAYGLKLQKLPKEQIDARVQKILTLMKMEDFADRVPSQMSGGQQQRVSLARALVMEPGVLLFDEPLSNLDAKLRIHMRDEIRKIQREVGITSLYVTHDQSEAMGLSDKVVIMKDGVIQQVGSPRDIYQKPANAFVAGFIGKANVIKGEIVSKDASKYGVKVESTTYNVESDKEYSVGDAVEMIVRPESIHIEQDDFKAIVTKSMFMGEYHEYEVEWRGQTILISQSNPFGKKMYDVGESLMMGFDERAIHIL, encoded by the coding sequence ATGAAAAAGGGAATTACAATCAAGAATATGACGAAAATATTCGTTACAAATAAAAATACTCAGGTAAAAGCAGTTGATAACGTAAATTTAGATATAAAACCAGGTGATTTCGTAACACTTTTAGGACCATCGGGTTGTGGAAAGACTACTATTCTTAGAATGGTGGCAGGATTTGAAACACTAACTGAGGGAGAGATTTACATTGGAAAGGAAAACGTAGCTAGTTTGACTCCAGACAAAAGAGATACTGCTCTTGTTTTCCAGAACTATGCACTTTTCCCACATATGAATGTTTACGACAACATAGCATATGGTTTAAAACTTCAAAAATTGCCAAAAGAGCAGATTGATGCTAGAGTTCAAAAGATACTTACTCTTATGAAGATGGAAGATTTTGCAGATCGCGTACCTTCACAAATGTCAGGTGGTCAGCAGCAAAGGGTATCGCTTGCAAGAGCGCTTGTAATGGAGCCAGGAGTACTTTTATTTGATGAGCCACTTTCAAATCTAGATGCTAAGCTTAGAATTCACATGAGAGATGAAATCAGAAAGATTCAAAGAGAAGTCGGAATTACATCTCTATATGTAACACATGACCAATCAGAGGCTATGGGACTTTCTGATAAGGTTGTAATAATGAAAGATGGTGTCATCCAGCAGGTAGGAAGTCCGAGAGATATATACCAAAAACCAGCAAATGCTTTTGTTGCAGGATTTATTGGAAAAGCAAATGTAATAAAAGGTGAGATAGTGAGCAAGGATGCTAGCAAATACGGTGTCAAAGTAGAATCTACGACATACAATGTGGAGTCGGACAAAGAGTATAGCGTAGGCGATGCTGTAGAGATGATAGTTAGACCAGAGAGTATCCATATAGAACAAGATGATTTCAAAGCGATAGTTACAAAGAGTATGTTCATGGGAGAATACCATGAGTATGAAGTGGAATGGAGAGGTCAGACTATTCTTATAAGCCAGTCAAATCCATTTGGAAAGAAAATGTACGATGTTGGCGAATCACTTATGATGGGATTTGATGAAAGAGCAATCCACATTTTATAA